tttttttattttaactgtTCTAAATAATGAcacttaaatttgaaattcaatttataCACATATATTACGCATTTTGCACTTGCTAGTAATTCGAAAAATACACATATTAAGTCTAGTGATTAAAAAATACACGTATTAAGTAGGAAAGATCAATTCTATGTATAAGTGTCATATTATCAAAATTCTAGAAAATGAGCCTTCACCCTTATCATTAGTGCAATCGAAGCTTCAAAATGTGAGGTTAGAGGAAGTGCTTGCAATTGCACATACCCTGGGTTTATCTGATTGATCTTCAGATAAATTAAGTGGAGGACATCTCTTTGCAAATAAAATTTGGATTCAGCTAATACAGGAAGCTTAATTCAATGTATACAATTCCAGAAAATGATCATCTAGGTAGAAAAAGCTTTTGCTTATTGGTATCGGACACACAAGAATCAATTCAGCTAATATGGCAAGGCTAAATTCAATGTATACAATCGagataatcaatcaatcaatcaatcaatcaaggTTGAACGAGTGTTTTCAACAGGCGAGCATTGATTAACAATCAGTTCATGCAGATATATCATTTTCTCTGTTCTTGAGTAGCATACATGAAATGCCTATTCAATATATATGTCCAGCAATGTCTTTGAATTGTTTgtcaagactttttttttccaccCTTCTTGAAACAGAAGACAGAAAATATAATGATTATAATTATCTTAATCACAACAGATTGACGTCAGTCACATGTTCAAGAGACTAAATTGTTGGTGCTTCCTGCGTTAATCATGGATCTTAAATTCCCAAGTATATATTAGCAAATAAAAATTCATGATTACAATACTAATACCTTGCTTAATCTGCCCCGATAAAGAATCTAAACCCAAATTCCACCGTACATCTCTGAGTACATGACGTGGGATTAACAGGTTTAACATTTTAAACACCTACATTAATCAATGCATTCTTGTACTACTATAAATAATCAGAGGTTGCTTCTTCAATCTTCTCAAACTTGACATAGAATTAATATCCATTCCTCACTTCTTGTCTGAGAAAGGCTGAACAATGGCGAATCCCATTTGCATTTCAGGGATActttttctctccattttcagCCTTTATTCAACCCTCATTGCAGCTTACAATGTAGTAAATTTTGGTGCCAGGGGAGATGGGAGAACAGATTCCACGGCAGCATTTCTCCGGGCCTGGATGTCAGCTTGCAGCTCAGCTAGCCCGGCAACAGTTTACGTGCCCCCAGGGAACTTCTTGATTAGAGCGGTATCTTTCTCAGGGCCCTGTAGGAGCAGAATCCAGTTCCAAATAGATGGAACTCTTGTTGCTCCTGATAATTATTATGTCATTGGCAACTCTGGATTCTGGATTTTGTTTTATAAGGTCAGTAGGCTGACAATCAGTGGTGGAACCATCGATGCCCGGGGAAATGGATTTTGGTCTTGTAGGAAGGACGGCAACAATTGCCCGGCTGGAGCCAGGGTAAGTCTCCTGATCAAAGAATTGTTTTGATTTGATACCTTTGCCCTGTGGGAATTAATTGAGTCAATTCTTTATGATTGATCGATTAATAATGGTGAAATTGAATGCAGTCGATGATGCTAATGTGGTGTAACGATGTATTGGTAAGCGGATTGACATCATATAATAGCCAGACAATTCACATTGGCATCGACCACAGCAGCAATATGAAGTTACAGAATCTGAAAATCACTGCCCCAAGTGGAAGCCCCAACACAGACGGCATACATGTGGAATCATCAACGGGTGTCACAATTGTGGGCAGTACCATCAAGACAGGCGATGACTGCATATCAATTGGTGCTGGCACCATGAACCTGTGGATTTCAAATATTGGCTGTGGCCCTGGACATGGAATCAGGTAAAAATAGACATTATTGTCGTGCATTTTCAATTTGCATGAGCCAAATAAGAATAGATGATCAGGTTCCATGGAGTTGTCTAGCTATTACTCCCTCTGTCTcattttgatagtcctgtttcccTTTTTCGTCCGTTCCAAATTATAACTCACctttcaattgaagaatgtagttatattttaatttctctaaaagacccttattcaatgtaggTTGTTATTAGTATAACCTaccttatttaatatagattATTATTGAATATAACATGTCGTCCTATTTAATGTAAAAGGAGGATTGATTCTTTCTTGACCATCAATTCATATTCCCATAAACCATTAATTCAAGTTTCcatgaataattaatataaactTATACTATATTTAATGTAAcagtattttagaaaaatagcaatttaaatttatttttcaaacaaagttaactactttttcttaaactgtgtaaaaaaaaaaaaaaaaaactagaactatcaaaatgggacgaAGGGAGTACATTTTTCCTGATTCAAAACTTTCTGCTGCAACTGATTTTATGATGGTCAATTGGCCAGTCAATATATTATgtactagtaattaattatttgTACAATTCTAATCAATCTCTCATGAGCTTTTCAAACTATAGTTTAGTGGAGTATTGAGTTTTTCAAGGCACCATGGGGCAAATAACTTGTTTTTAAACACATGGATCCCAACCGGCAAACACATTATTCACCAAAGAAACTGAATTAATAGAGTATCTAAATTCTTAAAAGTTACACCCAAGCGAAGAGAAAGTAATTAATGAGACTACATCTGATTCTTGCATCTTACATTTATAGTAACCTCAATTTTACTAAGTTGAAATAATTTATCTCGCTGCAGCATTGGTAGTCTGGGCAATAGTTACCATGAAGCTGGAGTCCAAAATGTGACAGTCGCCGACTCCGTTTTCACCGAAACAGAGAATGGGGTAGGGATAAAGTCATGGGCAAAACCAGGTGGTAGCTATGCAAGAAGTCTCCTCTTCAAGAACCTGATAATGAGAAGTGTTGCATATCCCATCATCATTGATCAGAAGTATTGTCCAGATAACAGCTGCCCACATCAGGTAATTCTTCAATTACAGATCTCTAATTCACCTTCCATTAGGGATTGATTTGGATATTGAACACCAGACTCCCCATCAAATACCTAATACATACTCCTAGCTGCTTAGtttaaccaaaaaagaaaaagggcaaattacattttacccccctATGGTTTAGTATTTTTCTACATAACcctctatggtttcaaaagctatacataacccctctcatgatttggattaaagtatcaaagtgACGAAAATAGTCATTCGTAACGgaacttttaaaaatatcaatatTAACCTTAAAAATATATGATACGCTAACCCCGtgtgatttttatattttatcatataacccccttatggtttaatgttttaccatataactcccttatagctttcaaaatatacacataaccccccttagtcaataaataattttcaactttatataagggtatttttgatattttaggtgactccgttacgaatgatcatttccgtcactttgacattttaatccaaaccatgagaggattatatatagcttttgaaatcatagagaggttatgtaaaaaatactaaaccataagggggtaaagtggaatttgcccaAAAAAGCGAAAGTGGTTTCACTTTCAGTTTATCAACttttaaaaatctcaaattcatcaaattcaaCATTGACGTGGCCCAAGGATTTGCTACGACCCTAGTTACTGTATTAAGCTACATAGCCAATTAGACCCTATCTCACCCTGCTGCACATAAAAACATCTCAAGTTTTTGAGTCAAAGTAAAATCAGCGCCCAAGTTTCGGCACAATGAAGATCAGAGCCAGCGTTTCAAGAGTTGGACTGAATAACGACTCAGTCGAGATCAAGATTTAAAAGATTTCGACTATTAAGATCAATATCAAATAATTGGATGACATTACAAACATACAGATATATGAATGATAAACAACTAGATAACATGAATAAGTAACATAAAAAGTACACAAAAACATAAAGAAATCTTGGTTTCTTGACAGATTTTGATATGGTCAACTGATTGTTGGTCTGTTCAGTTCACTCAACCCGAACAATCACTCGATCTTCGATCAAAATAGCTGGTCCAAGATGAATTTGAAGGCGCTATTCTCAGGCACAGCACGTTTTCCTATGCTAATTTAGACTAGTTAATTCTCCCTCCGCCCCATTTTAAtagttctgtttttctttttcgtctgtcTCAAATTGCAGTATCATTTATCAACcacttttgactttcatttcatttctaaAGTTTTcactaatttcttttttttcttttaaatgtgtgtgtgtgtgtgtggatgTACTACAGAGTTCTGGAGTAAAAGTTAGTCAAGTAATCTACAGAAACATAAAAGGCACTTCAGCAACCCAACAAGCAGTGAAGTTCGATTGTAGTTCCAGCAATCCGTGCAGTGGAATCACATTACAGGACATAAAACTCACTTACTTGAACCGTTTTTACAAGCCAACAGTGGCCTATTGTAGCAATGCAATCGGAAGACAAAGCGGCGCAGTCTTTCCAAAGAGTTGCTTCTGAATCTGATGATAAAGAATTTATGCAAGACTGATACATAATCACAATTTTATGTGCATAATTTTAAGCTACGGAttgtgggattttttttttttggagagctGTACCTTGTCTtaatttgatattatttttcCAAATTAAGACAAGTAAGATGTGTATCTCAATTGTTAGACCTTCCATTTAATGAATTATAATGAGAAGTGTCTCTTATTATTGCTTTAAATTTGTTTTTGATATTAGAAATATGTATGATGTTTTCCCACAAAATAGATCGAAAAAAAAAGTGCACATACCACACACAAATAAAGGTCCAATTCCCCTTTCTCTTCCTCCTCTCTACCTCTTTCTTGTCCACTCATTCAAAAAATCTTCTTTCCCATGCCAGAGTATCTAATTTTCTCTCCACTAGAATTTTTCCATGAGAGTTTTATTGACTCTACAACCTTCTAATGAGAATTTCTTCTTTTAAGTTTGTCCAAATAATAGATCCCTCGCTCTTAAGATTTTCCTTCTAAGAGTTTTTTGTtcgttctttttcatttttttcatttgttaaATCTAGGTTTTCTATAATTTGTTTGTCAAATTTGCTATTTCTTAGCTTGTTTTGTCATATCTAAATTTGATGGTTTGGCCTTGTGATAGTCAAATAGTATATCTATTGACAACATGCATAGATCGTTTTGAAGTTGCAAGGATCTTTCGAATTTGTAAGAAATTCGGTTGTAATtaaatgtcttttttttttgtttattttctagattagAAGATGTTCAAACCAAGACATGGTGcagttttatcaataaaattatctgtttatcccaaaaaaaaactaaactgaAATCACCTCTCTTATATGGCTTTTTTGAAGAAGGAAAATCTACTAATATGGCTCTATGTAAAACAATTAGTTCTTATGCTTTAAGCATAGTTATGAATGAGGAGAGATTTGTTGTATCTCCTTAGTGTCATTGTACACTTTGTATAGGTAGTTGAGCCGTTATTTAAATATTGTAAAGTCTTGGTTGTTATAAAATCCATCTATcgtttccggaaaaaaaaagaagaagaaatcaccTGTGTTATAAGATTAACATTTAAGGGCAAATTTTATCTctacaattttttaaaaaatttgggtTATCAAAATGCTTATTGGAAAATCTACTGATGTGGGACCATGTGTAGCAATTGCAAGTAAATATATTTTACTTTGTTCCCAGACCGCAAATGCAATTAGTGGCGGAGCCTCGTTGTTGGGAGGGTGGGCAAATTCAAATTGTTCCcttaaactttcaaaaattacaaatttgtCATATAAATTTTCAGAACTTTTCAGTCCAATATCCCGTTTGAAAATTAGGAAGGTTCATTACTTTAGACATCAGTGAAAATAAAAAGACAATAACACTGTGCACGAGGATAACTTTGTCATAAAACCAAAAGCAACTCGAGCTCAAATTATTATGAAGTTTTATGTCAAAACTAATCATAATGAAGCTAAATTGAGCTTGAACTTGAGTTAGGTCTTTAAAAGTCGCctaacaaataaagaaaagaaaagtggaTGGAAGagagatgaagaaaatgaaaatatacAGACAATATGGTTCATAAAATCAGCCATCATCTTTTTCAGTTTCAGTAGCCTGGCTAGCTAGTAGATTTCATGCTTGAGCAGGGCCATATTCTCTGCATATCCCAACAACAGACCCCGGAATGCAGTAGCTGCCGCAACCAGGTGTATTCCGGCAATCATCATGGCTATAACACCCGCATCCATCTGTGTAGTCGGTCGGCAACATTTTTCTCATCATCAGTACTGTTTCTTGCTGTACAGGGATCAATTTTCTGGCCTCTACCTTGGTCGAGAGCAGCTCCATAACAGCTGAAATTGATCAACAATGTCAAATTAGTCATACAtaatgtgtgtatgtgtgtgtgtgtgtgtgtatatggcCGTGCATATATCCTGAGAGAAAGAAAGACTTACAAGATTGTGCAAGCAATAAGAGCAGAATTAGGGAAaaaattggcttaactaatgaAGGGCTGAGAAGCCTTCTTTCCATCTCTTGCAGCAATGTTATGTGGAGAACAATTTTGCAACTTCATAGTACAGGCTAACTTTATTTGCTGGTATATATTATATTGCCAAAAGTCATTGGAATGATCATGAACTTGTCTGCCATTTGCAATTAATGGAGATCCTGAAATCAAGTGTGGACTTGTTATAGATGTTTTTATAGTTGGATCAGACTCAAAAATTTTCGAATTTCATTTCCctccacattttctttacttgTCCGCCATTACTGAATCAATGGAACATAAACTTAGAAGAAAGGCAGTATATAATATGGAGTACTATCAATCATATGTTTGATGGAGTCAAAGAAGAGGACACTGGATTTTCTTCAGTCAAAAGAGTACACGTTTGAGTCTCTCTAGGTCACTTTTATTACTCCTTGTCCTTGAATGGTGCTAAAGTAAGTAATCCTTCTATAGTGCCTTTTTACTCTTCCAATTGCTCTGACTCATCTCATAGCAAGCTAAAAGCCTAAAAGTGTAATGTTTCTCATTGCATATGATATCTTGGGGATATAGGTATTGGTTTGTTTGAGTAGTGCTTTATTTGCTTATATTATCGACACATTTTTCGATCATCTTTTTATGCatatacatcatatcaaaaatGTGTTACAGAATTTGTTTCAAAAAGttatctcaaataatctcctatctagtcattgaaataattattgctACGCTTTTTGCAATAtaatgtatatgaaataaaaaatatatgttagaaaatgtgtttgtgatgcaaaaataataatttttttgataaataagaTTGCTTGGAGTCCATCTTTGCATGGTAAATATGTTTTTTAGAAGCGAAATCAATTCCAAGAACAGTACTATCATGTTTCAGCTTTTCTTGTGACCATTTGAAAGCATGTTTGAATTTGCTATGTACTAAGtataacttttcatttttcctagGTGAAAATAGGTTGTAGACACATAATCCTGCATGATTTTACACTTCATCTGAGCCTAATTTGCATTATTAGCAACATTTGAACTTGTTCAAGTTTGTGCCACTCGTAAACAGAGAGTTATTCATGGACTGACCCTAATGAAGTTTCGATTGCATACATCGAACTCCTTAAGTATTCAAGAATGCAGGAAGTGCAAGTATGCCCTTAGCCCCTTACAGATTTTCCACTTCGGTTATGTTGTGTATAATGGAACTtgacaataatatttttttcacaCGTATGTTTGAGATACAAAGTAAAAGTacccagagaaaaaaaaaagaacaaaagaattttatgtaattcttttttctagacTATGTAAAAGATAGTACTATTATAGTATTATGGATAATTGCACATTGCCCCACCATCGTTATGCTAGACATCATTGTTGTTATCTCCTTGCATGGTTTTGCTGATGGTTTAAAGCAAGACATCGCATAAGTAGGCATGGCCATTATTACAGCTTTCAACATCACTTCTTTCCCAGCAGAGCATAAGAGCTTATTCCTCCAGCTTTGCAGCTTATTTTTAATACTCTCTTTTATGAATCCAAATACTTGGTCTTTGGTCTTGTTATCACCATTGGTGGTCCGAGGTATTTTCCTTGGGTAATTGCTTGAATTCCCCCTAGTGCCTATGCTTGAACTCCTTGGGTATTTTTAGTCTCTTTTCCTAGGATTGTCCCTTCCTCTACCTATATTTTGCCTATGCTGATTAATGATGTACTCAAACTAAAAACACCAAGAAGGGTGCCTTGTACATATGGTGTTTTAAAGTATTGgaattcttgtttttttttccaaaaaaaaaaaagaaacaacatATTATATGAATACCAGTAATTAAAATGTAATTGGAATACAACATATTAACTATATCCCTGAAAAATGCAAGGATAACTGAGTCATGACTGTGGTCATTCATGAATATGAGTAAtgtgaatttattttttttattttcttttcttgtgttcaatattttcttgcattttagacTTTAGAGAAGGAACATAGGGTAAATTACTTATTACCTCCTGTGATTTTATATAATGTTAGATTATCTCTCTAAGGTTTTAAAATAACCACATAATCCCCCTGTAATTTCATGTAACGTAGAAAATAGATGGAATGCACAATCAATTATGTCATTTATACCAAATACGCTTTAAAAGCGCTTgtgatataattttaatatctatgtaacccccttatgatttatATAAATATCCATTTTACTCTCtatgatttttgcatttatccATATAATTTCCCTATACTTTTATATAAGGTGATTAAGCCGTCGATTGATTTATCCTTTAAGTAAGAGCACTAGCACTATTGAAACGTTAAAGGTGTCACATGATAATAGATGAAACTATAGGGGATCATATGCAATTTACCCTTTTCTACATACAAGAATGCTGCAGCTACACGTGTCACGTGGACTTTCCAGCACGTGCTTAAACGTTGACCTGTGCAAATTAAGGCCGTACTAAACAAGGACACACATGCATTCTATATTAATTCATACGTAAATTTTTGAAGGTTACAAAACCTAAAATaccaataaaactaataatatGATTCTCTACCATTATCCCAATATTAACTCTTATATTTGTGTATGAAATGTTAATTTATTTAAAACGTTTTTACCTTATTATTATTGTGTGTATAAATCTATAGAAATTATCGCATACGTCGTTACTATTTCTTATATTACTTGAAAGGTATGACATTATCATCGTTGAAATTCtaagttttattttaaattttgaaatataaattttcaaatgtaaTACATCAAAAGTTTATTACACCAAACTTATACAtaactcttcttctttttgaaGCCAAAAGAGAAGACTAGTCAacaaatcttttctttttcttttttttttgggttcaaacTAATTAACAAGGCTTTGAATTAACAAAGAATGATTGGAACAATGGCGAAAGTGGTGATGTACATTTTAGGATCAAAATTAAACAGCATTATGTCTTGATCAATTACATTAATTAAAAGCCTCTTACTCCTTTTTTCATATTGATGTTCACTTTGATTAGGGCCTTCCACATTTGACAGCTTAGTGATTAACTAGACTCATAGCAATTGAATACCATGACCATTAACATCCACTTGTACTATTGTACATGATAAATTTTCATCCTGGCTTAACATAATCCAAACAGAGTATGAACAAACCACTAAAAAAAGACTTTgattaatacttgagcaaattTGTGAGACTCTGAGTCATGTGCAAATTCAGACAAATGATTGTTGGTTCAATGGTCCCAATGTTTcttatagattttttttaatactaACAATCTGTTGACTTTCCAATCCCATCCCACCAATTATGAATTATTTGCAAATGTCTCTTAATCTTCTTTGGACTTTTTAGCAATCAACTAATCAAGGACTTAGAATTATCACAAGAAAATGAACAAACATGCTCTTTCAGATTGCTTATCAGCCACATGGTCTCCGTACATATCTTAACATGCAATTGAAGTAGGCCATGACGTACCCTTTAAACCACAATTGACTTGTTcattcatcaatcaatccaTAATCATTAACAGGAAATAACTGCTTCCAACTGATCCCATTCCCTACAGAACCTGTATATGTAGCACCAGCAGCACCAATCAAGATCACACATTCGCCAAGCTTTGTATTACACTGCAATTGTATCAGAAAAATGGCTAGCAGCCTGAGAGCTTCATGCATTTTCTTACTATCATTGACAGCCCTTTTGACCATCACAAGTGCTGCAACCTTAAATGTGATCAGCTTTGGTGCAAAATCAGATGGCAGGACTGACTCAACTCAGTCATTCCTCAAGGCCTGGGCTTCAGCTTGTAGCTCTGTCCAGGCAGCCACCATCTTCGTCCCTCGAGGGCGTTACTTGATAAAGGCAGCAGTGTTTAGAGGGCCATGTAAAAACAGGATTACTGTGCAAATTGATGGTACTCTTGTAGCCCCCGATGATTACTGGGGTCTAGGAAACTCAGGGTACTGGCTATTGTTCATTCAGGTCAACCGCCTCTCGGTTATTGGCGGAACTCTGGATGCTAAGGGAGCTGGATTTTGGGCATGCCGCACGTCAGGGAGAAACTGCCCTGTCGGAGCCAGGGTATGTTGGATAAATCTTCTTTATAGGAATCATGATAGTATTACggtttttctgttctttcataGTTTGTTAACAACATTTTTATGTGCGCAAATGCAGTCAATAACTTTCAATTGGGTGAATGATGGAGTGATCAGTGGCTTGACATCGATTAACAGTCAGCTTATGCACGTAGTGGTTAACAGCTGCAAGAATGTAAAAGTTCAAAATGTAAGGATTGTAGCTCCAGACCTGAGCCCAAATACAGATGGCATTCATGTCCGAGGCTCAACAGGTGTCACCATCAGTGGCAGTAGCATTCAAACGGGAGATGACTGTGTATCAATTGGTCCTGGAACAAGAAACCTGTGGATGGAGAAGATAAACTGTGGCCCCGGACATGGTGTCAGGTAACCTGAAGTCAGAAAATTTTTGCAGTAAAAATAGTAATTAGTATTCTTCATTCTTACTCATTCTCAGATTGCACAtcccaaagaagaagaaattagcTAATGGAATAAGCATGTTAATTGCAGCATAGGGAGCCTGGGCAGAGATTTCAATGAAGATGGCGTCCAAAATGTGACACTAATAAATTCAGTGTTCAGTGGATCCGACAACGGCTTGAGAATAAAATCATGGGCAAGACCTACCACTGCATTTGTCAGCAACATCAAATTTCAGAATATCATCATGAAGAATGTGGGGAATCCCATTATCATTGATCAGAACTACTGCCCCGACAACCGAGGTTGTCCTCGCCAGGTAATAAATGAACAGAAACAGATGATAATACACCACAAATTaatccatttcttgcacaaatcaaaACTTACGAATCAACTTTCGTgtgttttttgttctttttcctgCAGACTTCTGGTGTAAAGATAGATCAAGTTATATACCAAAATATACAGGGAACATCAGCCACACCGGTCGCTGTAATTTTCGATTGCAGTCCTAGTAATCCTTGCAGAGGCATCAAGTTGCGAGACATAAAGCTCACCTATTTGAATAGGAAAGCACAATCACTTTGCAAGAACATAGGAGGAACTGCAGCAGGAGTCATCACGCCAGAGAGTTGtttataacccttttttttttcttcccatagATTTTTTCTCTTCATTTAGGGATCATACAAACACATGAATTCCTGCTTTCAGGGGCTTGTAATTTTATTTCCAACCCCATGTAACTGCTGATTGTAATAAGGAAGCAAGATAACAAGATTTGAATAGATTCTGATATATGATACAAAAAACCACACCATCTGCAGTTCAAAATTTCGAGCGCGTTTTTTGATgatctttctttccatttttttcccgTCTTTATTGACACACCAGTCTTATATATGTGTGCTAATTAGTATATGCTTATTATGCTATACAAGAAATTAGCAAATTGAATTACTCTAGTCTTCGTTTGTAATTTGCTCACAATAGGATCAAAATtctcaatcaatcaatcaaaacaaataatttggtgggagtcttcttttttttttttttgttctttttcgtCCATATCACCAAAAAATAACACTCACAATAGGATTTTTTTACCGACAAGATCCATCTTTCAAATCTCTGGCTCAATAAGGGCTAATTTTGTTTTCTGTAATTGTCAAACAACTAAGTACTACAagttttttttaacaactttatctacagtaacttcaaaaaatttctcaaagtttttaaactatacacttcaagatattcaaaaatttacacacttcaaaaattttttcctacaatttacagtaaaattttaaacaaacatccaaaaaattcatttgccaaaAGGGGCCGTTTTGAAAAATACCCCAACATCAAGGGTTAGGGTTCTGATACTATATCCAGGCATCAAAAAAAATAGGGAGGATATTTAgcaccaaaaaaatatatatgttgGAGAGGATTgagaagaaaattaaattaagaGGGATTAGTGAGATAAATTAAGT
This Coffea arabica cultivar ET-39 chromosome 3e, Coffea Arabica ET-39 HiFi, whole genome shotgun sequence DNA region includes the following protein-coding sequences:
- the LOC113736707 gene encoding polygalacturonase-like, which gives rise to MASSLRASCIFLLSLTALLTITSAATLNVISFGAKSDGRTDSTQSFLKAWASACSSVQAATIFVPRGRYLIKAAVFRGPCKNRITVQIDGTLVAPDDYWGLGNSGYWLLFIQVNRLSVIGGTLDAKGAGFWACRTSGRNCPVGARSITFNWVNDGVISGLTSINSQLMHVVVNSCKNVKVQNVRIVAPDLSPNTDGIHVRGSTGVTISGSSIQTGDDCVSIGPGTRNLWMEKINCGPGHGVSIGSLGRDFNEDGVQNVTLINSVFSGSDNGLRIKSWARPTTAFVSNIKFQNIIMKNVGNPIIIDQNYCPDNRGCPRQTSGVKIDQVIYQNIQGTSATPVAVIFDCSPSNPCRGIKLRDIKLTYLNRKAQSLCKNIGGTAAGVITPESCL
- the LOC113736468 gene encoding polygalacturonase-like, whose translation is MANPICISGILFLSIFSLYSTLIAAYNVVNFGARGDGRTDSTAAFLRAWMSACSSASPATVYVPPGNFLIRAVSFSGPCRSRIQFQIDGTLVAPDNYYVIGNSGFWILFYKVSRLTISGGTIDARGNGFWSCRKDGNNCPAGARSMMLMWCNDVLVSGLTSYNSQTIHIGIDHSSNMKLQNLKITAPSGSPNTDGIHVESSTGVTIVGSTIKTGDDCISIGAGTMNLWISNIGCGPGHGISIGSLGNSYHEAGVQNVTVADSVFTETENGVGIKSWAKPGGSYARSLLFKNLIMRSVAYPIIIDQKYCPDNSCPHQSSGVKVSQVIYRNIKGTSATQQAVKFDCSSSNPCSGITLQDIKLTYLNRFYKPTVAYCSNAIGRQSGAVFPKSCF